One genomic segment of Hordeum vulgare subsp. vulgare chromosome 2H, MorexV3_pseudomolecules_assembly, whole genome shotgun sequence includes these proteins:
- the LOC123424493 gene encoding uncharacterized protein LOC123424493 gives MFNPRSFRYTSSPLSLASRSRPTVSPWPPDPSRQEPAVRARLDPVRRRPPADAGGRSNLHHRSPPHIPLLQRLRRWPPIRSSPPPDLLLLLRRGRPWTPRSRPRSGISPRRRPSPRAASTSARASPGTRPSSPLCCSLTAACHSVLDTEELGIVNNTFRKSHGSRLLPGIAEELRRSTESTTSTLDNESFVLESLETELFDNVRASIQRTHGKPDKAPGVAFASSKTPRATAKAPPVTARNGVDRIPPVSCSAC, from the exons ATGTTCAACCCGCGGTCCTTCAGATACACAAGCTCTCCTCTTTCCCTCGCCTCCCGATCTAGGCCGACGGTGTCTCCCTGGCCTCCCGATCCCAGCCGCCAGGAGCCGGCGGTGCGTGCGCGGCTTGATCCGGTGCGGCGCCGGCCGCCGGCAGACGCCGGTGGTCGCAGCAACCTGCACCACCGTTCCCCGCCTCATATCCCCCTCTTGCAGCGGCTTCGGCGGTGGCCGCCCATTCGGAGCAGCCCGccgccggatctcctcctcctcctccggcggggcAGGCCGTGGACCCCGCGGAGCAGGCCCCGGAGCGGGATCAGTCCCCGAAGAAGGCCAAGCCCAAGGGCGGCGTCAACCTCCGCAAGAGCCTCGCCTGGGACAAGGCCTTCTTCACCACTCTGTTGTTCCCTGACTGCTGCGTGTCATA GCGTTCTGGATACCGAGGAATTGGGCATTGTGAACAACACTTTCCGCAAGTCGCATGGTTCAAGGCTACTGCCAGGAATAGCAGAGGAACTGAGGAGGTCAACCGAGTCCACTACCTCAACGCTGGACAACGAAAGCTTTGTGCTGGAAAGCCTTGAGACAGAGCTGTTTGACAATGTCCGTGCTTCGATTCAGAGAACACATGGAAAACCCGATAAAGCTCCAGGCGTGGCTTTTGCTAGCTCAAAGACCCCTAGGGCAACAGCAAAGGCACCTCCTGTCACAG CGAGAAATGGGGTTGATCGGATACCTCCTGTTTCCTGCAGTGCTTGTTAA
- the LOC123424494 gene encoding agropine synthesis reductase: protein MEGSSGDSPPAPPPAFRNRYWILRHGRSVPNERGLIVSSLENGTKPEFGLAPEGVEQARSAGESLRKELGEMGVPVDSVKICYSPFSRTTETARVVAGVLGVPFEGPSCKATVELRERYFGPSYELLSHEKYAEVWAIDEADPFLAPEGGESVADVASRLAGVLSSTDVEFHGSAVLIVSHGDPLQIFQAVLSGAKENPSFLDKVAGLKKESLIVPSVLSQHRKFALNTGELRRVM, encoded by the exons ATGGAGGGCTCGAGCGGCGActcgccgccggcgccgccgcccgcCTTCCGGAACAGGTACTGGATCCTCCGCCACGGCCGCAGCGTCCCCAACGAGCGCGGCCTCATCGTCTCCTCCCTG GAGAACGGCACGAAGCCGGAGTTCGGGCTGGCCCCGGAGGGCGTCGAGCAGGCGCGCTCCGCCGGCGAGTCGCTCCGGAAG GAGCTCGGGGAGATGGGTGTGCCGGTGGACTCTGTCAAGATCTGTTATTCGCCGTTCTCCCGGACGACAGAGACGGCCAGGGTGGTCGCTGGTGTGCTGGGCGTCCCATTTGAGGGTCCTAGCTGCAAG GCAACCGTGGAACTTCGTGAACGTTATTTTGGACCATCATATGAGTTGCTTTCACACGAGAAG TATGCAGAGGTATGGGCGATAGATGAAGCAGATCCCTTTCTGGCTCCAGAAGGTGGGGAGAGTGTTGCAGATGTTGCTAGTAGACTTGCAGGGGTGTTGTCTTCTACAGACGTGGAGTTTCATGG CTCTGCTGTTCTTATTGTCAGCCATGGGGATCCACTACAGATCTTTCAAGCAGTGCTCAGTGGAGCCAAGGAAAACCCATCTTTCCTCGACAAGGtagctggcctgaaaaaggaaagCCTGATAGTTCCATCCGTGTTGTCGCAGCACCGCAAGTTCGCACTCAACACAGGAGAGCTGCGTCGAGTCATGTGA